tgaacttggccaaagcgaaagattaccaacacatatttcgataaatagataagcgagataaactcggctcgaaatagcaaatgtgcataattgaagtctatatagtaatacgacttttatcttaaaataggagatagaatagatagactttttagtgacagataagttcaagtctccacataaatttttgtcgatgaagttccacaagttccttgagtagttcttcgtcttcatatgatgaacgtcgtggagtctagagctcaactacaattactatcctagtctgagacttagctataagtaaattagagatcaagacttatagttttggcaactaaacttgacaaacaagcttgagatagcaacgcttgtgagttcgaccgagcagtgctctaacagttattgTTATATAAATTggaggttttggttttcaaagacgAGATAGAACAAGGAAGTAATGATGAGTGTGTTTACAGTATGGGGTTCGAAGCTCTGAAGAGTTGGGATATATTGAGCTGAATTTGATGCCGGTGAATCAGACCCAAGACCTTATTTGGATGAGATGGCTGCCAATGATTCATGGATGAAATTGGTGGGTATTGTGTGAAAGGTTTGCTGGGGTAATGGTTAAATGGTTGTAGATTTCAGTTCAATATTATCATCTGAATTTTAGGGGTTTTTTTACATGGGTTGTTGAATCAGTGATGTAGGGCTATGATGGTTGTTGTTGATGAGGAATTTTGGTTGATGTTTACATTGACTGAATTGTGAGAAATTACAGGAAGAGAGATGTTTCTATCGAGTCAAATACAGGTAACTGATTTCAGCTGTTGTAGGCAGAAATATGAGGAAGAGATAAAACTATGTAAAGTGATTTTCCCCCAATCCAGGAAGGGTTTGAATCAATCATTAGAGATGGGTGTGATGTGTACCAAATGGGGAGATAATAATGCTTGATTTCAATTCTTTTAGGCATGAAAATAGGGTTGAATCCAGACTACAAATCAGAGAACAAGTCACGATAGTAGTGtataaaacaagaagaagaatcaacCAAAAAGAGTATGGTTGAATAATGCAatctaatttattttgattcataaTTATTTCCAGTTGTTAGTTCTCTTTTGTGTGAGAGTTTTCCATTCAATACTTCTTAATGGTTATCTACACAacaatgagaagctaaacccctctCTGCCAAGACAAGTGGGGAAGCTTAATGGGTCCAGTGTACTTAAGTTGATCATAAATAAATCATTTTAATGCTTAATCAATTTCATCTTTGTTTTATTGCATTTTTGTGTTGAGTGTGTCTATAAACTTCTTAGATTTAGTGTGATTTCAGGATACATTGAGTGCTATGAAATCCCTGTGACATTTTTCAATTGGGATGTATACTTAGAAAATAATAGAAATCTTTTATGTAATGGTGTTTTTAGTTGCACTCAGAATTATATATGTCGTATTTTCGGGGTAGAACAAATTATTATCTTCCTCTATTCGAGTTATCATTTGATGATAGAAGAACCTGAAGGCCATTAGATGGAACCTTGTGTCTTGGTAGATATACAACAATCATTTGCTTTCTTTTACAATTATCGTTTGCTGCATTTTGCAACTCAATTACAAATCAACTTTACATTATTTATGTGCTTAAATAATTCTCTTGAAACACCTGCAATCTCTGTGGTTCGAACTTGTTCCGACTATATTACACTTCTTTTactttgatactctgaaaagagtGAACACATTACTTCAACGGTCATCAGACAGAGAAGTGCAAaattctcaagataatgattaaGAAGTTGATTGATGCTGAAGACCTCAAAGAGTACGTCCATCTCCCAGAACTGGCTCAAAGGAACCATCGCAGCAAGACCGTACACTTACCTGAGAGTGATAAAATGATCAACACCATCTCCCATTCCGAGCATTCAGGATCTTCGTTGACGAGTCAAATAAGCAAAAGATTAAGAAGGCAATTTGAATCTCATGAGATATACAAGATCGACGGAAAAGAAGTTGAAGAGCACGAAGAATGGATGAACGTAGCGCTGACCTTTTTTGCCGATGACGTGGACGAAGATATGGAGGATCACAACGACCCCCTAGTTCTTACTTTTCCAGTCTCAGGATGGAATATAAAGAAGATATTTATTTACGGTGGAAGCTCAGTTAACGTTCTGGTCTATGACActttcaaacggatgaagctgaACGACGAACATTTGATGTTTTCTTACTACATCATCTATGGGTTCAATAGAGAGGTATCAAAACCCTTGGAAGACATTATTCTTAAAGTCAAGGAAGGCCCCATGAAGTTAAGCACCAGATTCAGTGTAGTTGATGCACCATCTCCATACAATGTAATCATTGGACGACGATGGGTACACCTACTTAAAGGGGTAGCAGCGACGTatcaccaatatctcagattcccaacccGGAAGGAGAAATGGAGATCAAAGGAGACCAAGTTACCGCAACAGAGCGCCAGATCCAAGATACCAAGCTCAACATGAAACGTGAAGAATAAATAAGGGAACAAAGAGGCAAAAGTAAAGTAGAATCCAAAGATAAAATAATCA
This is a stretch of genomic DNA from Papaver somniferum cultivar HN1 chromosome 1, ASM357369v1, whole genome shotgun sequence. It encodes these proteins:
- the LOC113356084 gene encoding uncharacterized protein LOC113356084, translated to MIKKLIDAEDLKEYVHLPELAQRNHRSKTVHLPESDKMINTISHSEHSGSSLTSQISKRLRRQFESHEIYKIDGKEVEEHEEWMNVALTFFADDVDEDMEDHNDPLVLTFPVSGWNIKKIFIYGGSSVNVLVYDTFKRMKLNDEHLMFSYYIIYGFNREVSKPLEDIILKVKEGPMKLSTRFSVVDAPSPYNVIIGRRWVHLLKGVAATYHQYLRFPTRKEKWRSKETKLPQQSARSKIPSST